In the genome of Zootoca vivipara chromosome 6, rZooViv1.1, whole genome shotgun sequence, the window atgatgatgatgaacagtGTGAGACCTCAGAGAGATGCGGGCTTTCGTGCCCCCTCTCTCTCACTAAAAGGAACCTTTAAAAAATTATCTACTCTCCTTATACCACagcttagctcagttggttagaacgtggtgttgataacaccaaggttgcaggttcaaaccAGAcaatccccagggtcccttctatAATTCTACGATTCCCTTTTACAAAGGGAGAAGATTAAGGGCTGCAGGGAGCACAGGTCCACACCAGCTGCCTTTGAATATCTGAAAGGCTACCAGACTATGCAGCAAGCCTGCCCTTTGCCACTCGAGGGAAGGGCCGTTTTCACCAAGGGGCAGAAATTCCAGGGAGGCAGATTTTTGGCTAAATTATCAGGGCAAGTTCCGTTCAGTGGCGGGGAAGCTGATGTCAGAAAGAGCCAGGGTCtcctttgctgggggggggggatttgagcAGGGGGTGTGGCGCAGCTACAAAACTCCTGCATGTTGTGGAAAGCTTTTGGGCTGGATCGCTGGGCCTCCGCCAGTGGGggacccgcaagcaggatttcaTCGCcagagcacccacccaccccatggctTGCAGCAACTGCAGGTTCAGATCACCAGTGTCTAAGCAacatcaaggcaaatctttaaaaatgtagtataaacactgacaactgggaaacactggcctgcgagcgctccagttggagaacagcctttaccaaaggtgttatgggctttggagatgctcaaactcagggagaaacgcactaagaggaaggcacgcttggcaaaccctcaccgggatcaactcgcacccggaaacctgtgtccccactgtggaaggacgtgtggatccggaattggcctccacagtcacttacggactcattgctgaaaccgtgtttatggaagacaatcttacttggccacgagggatcgccaaaaagagagaagagacacctggaatactgtgtccaattctgggtgccacaatttaagaacgATACTGACAACTGGAAGGTGGCTGAGacgatcaagggcctggaaaccaagcctgatgaggaacggttgagggaactgggtatgtttagcctgggaaagaggagacttgagaggagatatgatagttaTCTTCACTCGATCACTTCCAACCCTTTGATTATTCTGTGAAAAGAGGCAGGCCACCAAACCAATGTACTCTATTTATCTCTCTATATAATTGCAAACGTGTAGAGAAAGCCATGTGCAAAATGCGCTAAACCATGTGCGCCACTGTCGTTTTTGGGCCCGCCAGCCGACGTGCCGTTGCTACTTCCGGTACCAAATCTGGAGTCGCTTTTCTCGCTTGATTTTCCGCTGCAGCTGCAGGATCCCGTAGAGGAGAGCTTCGGCTGTTGGGGGACAACCTGCAAAGAAAGGGGTTCGCAATCAGACCATCACAGGGCACGGGCAAGGCAGCTGTCCAGGCCGGCACCTCCTTGCCCACACCTTGTAATGCATAAtgataatagaatcgtagagttggaaggtaccccaagggtcatctagctaaGCCCCTACGGGAAAACGAAAGCAATAATGATCTGTTatttatgctgcccatctgactgggttgccccggtgactgtgagcggctcccaacaaattatgaaacatcaaacaataaaaacctccctaaacagggctgccttcagatgtcttctaaaagtcaggtagttgtttatttccttgacgtctgatgggagggtgttccacagggcaggggtcaccaccgagaaggccctctatctggttccctgcaaccttgcttctggcagtgagagaaccgccagaatgcccttggagctggatctcagtgtccggggtggacaatgggggtggagacgctccttcaggtattctgggccaaagctgtttagggcattaaagctcagcaccaacactttgaattgcactcggaaatgtactgggagccaatgtagatctttcaggactggtgttatatggtctcagtggccactcccagtccccagtctagctgccgcattctggattagttgtagtttccaggtcaccttcaaaggtagccccacatagagagcattgcagtagtccaagcaagtgggagataaccagagcatgtaccactctggcgaggcagccTGCAGTAGGGAGGGTCTCATCttgcgtaccagatagagctggcagacagctgtcctggacacagaattgacctgcgcctccatggacagctgtaagtctAAAAATGACACTGCAAGGAGGCCGGATCTCAAGTCCAGAACCATCACCAGCCACTTTGGACTCCATGTCctgggccgatgggagttggagtctgaagTGGCtgcaggctggggaagagcagGCAAGGAGAAGCAGCTAGcaaaatcagagaactgtagagttggatgggtcccccaagtgtcatctagcccaacccccccgtGACACACGGCGTCTTGTTTACCTGGGACATAGATGTCCACTGGGACGATCCGGTCACAGCCACGAACCACCGAGTAAGAGTAATGGTAGTAGCCGCCCCCGTTAGCACAGCTGAAAAAtaacaggggggaaaaacaagagGGCTGTCCAATGTTTTTGGCAACCTAGTATTTACTATTTAAGCCAGCTTTTTGGTTCTGGAAACTCGCCCCCAGTTCCCCCGACCCTATAAAAAAtgttattcagaatagcagtttgcacagcCCAGAAAGGAAGATAACAGTGCGACAAAATTCCAAACAGGAACAGTTGATTGCACGTGTTTGAAATCCAATTTAAACTATTTAAATTTGATGACTTCAACCCAGCGGAAGAACTTTATCccgtgataccagcttttcaaaaacCGATTTGCACCTttggcacacccccccccccccgcagaggtGGTACTGCTGATTTTGGGATATGTCAGTTTAAACGTTTCCCCCTCCACGGAAACGTCAGGGAGTGTGgtttgcaggaggaggaaagattCGGTAgagacaacaacaaaagcacatcaaagcctAGAGTTCAAATGGAAGTTATAAGCTTGAAAAATGATTAAAAAGTACACCCACTTTCCCCAATGACAATAGGAaggaaatatttccatttttctttacCTCCCCATGGAGACTACGTAGCGTGGCTCAGGCATCTGGTCATACACCTGTCAAAACAAAGAAGACGACACATTTTGCATTCTGGAGTCAAAATGACTTACGGAGACCTGGATCTGCAAAGCTTAGTAAGTCTGCCATTttcaaagtttatttttatttattgaatctgtACCCTTCATCCTACGATCTCAGGGTGATGCACAGGATGGAAATGCAGGATAGAAGCGCAAAATAaatggttaaaacaacaacaacaacaacaccacacacacccaaaaaacacacacattaaaaatggcACAGAATATAAAAGGCTTGATTGAAGACAAATGTTTTCACCCAGCGActgaagatatataatgaaggtgccaggcaaacctccctgggaagatAATTCtgcaaacggggagccactgcagaaaaggccccgcgCTCAGGTTGTCACCCTCTGTACCTCTCATGGAAGAGTCACACGAAGAAacctagcctactgtacaaaggcaaaatttgcatatgttgccctgcccactttaaacaacaacaacaacatttttaaaaaacataataaacatttttttaaaaaaactcaatatcttatatagttgtaccttggatctcaaacgccttggctcccaaacatatCGGCTCCCGTACGACCAAAAACCTgtaagtaagtgttccggttttcaaactatTTCTTGGAAACCGAACGTCTGTtgggggcttccgattggctgcaagagcttcctgcagccaatcagaagccgtgctttggttcacgaatgttttggaagtcgaacggattccgtgcgacttccaagatacgactgtacagattataaacaaaccaacaaatcaATAGAaactaataatagtaataattgctTCTGCCCTTTAAATCTTTGTACTCTACCCGAGGGCCGTGTTCCCTTCTGGAGGCCATCATTATTATTagtttctattgttttattggtttatttataatcatagctgccaagtaccccgttttccctgggaaaccccgtattttcttaccgtttcccgcaggtgtcccggatggcaaaataccccgtattcccccggattacggagctcctgccagcggcgatgttcttctggtgccgcgccgaagtcacttctacgcacttccagacatgcgtagaagcgacttccggtgccgctgtgcccttttccaaaatgtctgcagcgccagaagtcacttctacgcacttccggacatgcatagaagcgacttccggagccgcggcactgctgatcccggatttttcaatccagaacttggcacctatgcttatAATCTGTATAAGATAttcaggttttttaaatgtttgttttattatgcatatttatatatgctgtaagctgcccagagtggctggggaaacccagccagatgggtgggatgaggaaataataataataataataatagttacaggtaggtagccgtattggtctgccgtcaaaaataaacaaaaatagaaaaattccttccagtagcacctttgagaccaactaagtttgtcattggcatgagcttttgtgtgcaaaaggtatttttctattttaataatgataatgataatgataatgataatgataatgataatgataataataataataataataataataataataataataaaacagtttacagttatgcCCAAGTTAAAATAACCGCCAGCCCTGACTAAAACATTCAACCAACCCCAAcagaagcaaaagaaaggaaccaaaattaaaaacatttggcCTTTGCCTTTACCCTCTGCTGGCAGGCGGCCCCCGGAAGGGAATACGGCCCTTGGGCCAAACCAAGGTCTCCCGCGGTCCCCAAAAGGGCTGCCCCTCAGACGCCACCCCGCCTACCTTCCGGAGGGCGGGCGCCATCTTGTTGGTGAGCGTTCCCGCCACGATCATGACGTCGGCTTGCCGGGGGCTGGCTCGGAAGACCACCCCGAAGCGGTCCATGTCGTAGCGGGGGGCAGCCATATGCATCATCTCGACAGCACAGCAAGCCAAGCCGAAGGTCATGGGCCACAAGGAGCTCTGCAAACGGaggagcagggtggatttgattaaaatcaaatcaatttaaatcacaatttatttatttatttattaaaattattataattgaAATTTTACAACAAGTTTTAGCATCATCCAGTATTCAAATTACATTTTACACTTtcaattaacccccccccccgacttccctttctggttaataataataataataataataataataataataataataataatttattatttataccccacccatctggctgggtttccccagccactctgggcggcttccaacagaatattaaaatacaataatctattaaacattaaaagcttccctaaacagggctgccttcagatgtatttctaatattatatattagaaatacattgacagataattatgaaattactgtgaggtttaataagctaactgtttatattttttctgctgtactttattggaaggagaaaaacaatcatttccttaataacaatttaaacaatttatttaactaaaacaataatatCATACtgtatgtatccatgtttgttaactggtgTGGTcaaacgattttttaaaaaactccttaGACTGAGTCTTAGcatacatgaaaaacttaaaacaaatccttatttcctgatgaatagcctttggactataatgtaacttaaacagaaaactatctttagaaagattttccctcctaaagcattttattttaaaaatttgatttgaattaaatatatatatatataatttaaataaaaaaatctgatttaaataaacaaaatcctatttatttatttattttaaaaaaccattaatttttatccaccctggaacTAAGTCTCCAGCAGCAAGTAAACAAATTAATAATACTTCTCCCAAAGGTGCCAACTCACCCGCCGAGCCCAATTGATCAAGTCGTCTAGCTTGGTGATGACGTACTCCCCCCGGCTGCTGGGAAGGTACGACTTCTTCTGAACGATGGTGCTGGCGCTCTTCTGCTGAAGCTGAGCCGAACTACGGAGGCAAGGAGACCATCAGAGCGCCGTTCCCTGCTGAGGAatcgcagggggttggtctagatgagccCCTTAGCACCCTCAAGGAGTTCAGTTTCGTGGCTCTTGTTATCACCATacccgtcaactcccggattgaaaaatccgggatcagcagcggagcgacaccggaagtagcttctacgAATGTCTGGACATGcgaagaagcgacttccggtgccgctctgcccgatttttgaaaatccaggggaattacgggatatttcgccattcgggaacaacagcgggaaacggctttgaaaacggggatttcccttGAAAAACGGGaggcttggcaggtatggttatcACTCCAGGTCGCGAGAGCAGCCTTGCTGGTTTCTGAACGGAGTCCTGTATGAGCAAGAGCTGGGTGCAAATTATggcacccagtgccggatttaggtttgatgagtccctaagccaggcttaggcaaactccagccctcctagtattttgagactacaattcccatcatccctgaccactggtcctgctagctagggatggtgggaattgtagttccaaaacatctggagggacagagtttgcctgtgcctgccctaagctactgaaggtaatggggccctttataggtccagctgtcctttgtccacaacaaattgtAGCTGTTATTCATgtggcaggcagggccgtcttaagcacctctggcgccgtggtgcgacggatcccttcgCTGCCCCCCACTGCCCCGTTTTCCAGTGCGGCGGGCGGCCAGGCTCAGCAAACAGCatggctgccgagggcgctgctgcgcgccgGGCGGGCTTAGCGCACAGCGCTGCTGCCGAGGGCGTTGCTGCGAGGTGgagcggccggccggccggcgggTGACCACAGCTGAGAGACGCCCCCCCCCGGCGGGCCGGCGTCATGGCACCCTGCgctacccagcctggccatagggccggccctggaggcAGGCTAAGTTGAGAGGTGGGCGACTGGCCCGAGGTCCCCACTGAGCTCGAGGAGAGGCGATTGGAAGCGAGGTCTCCTTGGCCCACGGCGGCTCTCAAAGCTCCTTTCCACCTGCCCCATGGAATCCCCCCAGGCTGCCCAGCAAAGAGGGGGTATGCGGGGTTCGGCCTACCTGTCTGTGCTGTCTGTCACGGGCGTCTGATGGAGCGGGCGAGCTGGTGCGCTGGACGCTGCGAGCGGCCTGTTCGGGGAGAGTGAGAAGTCGTGGGTTTCAAAGTGGGGCTCGTGAACAGCACTCAAAATCAGCATCCCACCCAGTTACTCCTTTAGTGGGGCCAGAACCTACCGCTCTTCTGCGCAATTCTTTTTATAGGGTATCTTCCCCCAGGAGCCACTGGCCTACACAGTTACTTGAGAGTACGCCTCAAACAACTtgctattttccaccttcccatttcaactctctggcacctatctgcataacctagcaattctgaAATATAGACACACATTTACTCTTGCAAGATTGAATGTCTTGCCCTCGGCTGTatttgagggacgattccaacagattccacacaaaaaacatccctgtggagatggcagtcctgaatcggtggcgcatgcccttctggcttgcactcttgatAAAGACTTGatgaatgagattatcacccctcttttattgtccattccgggtcgcccagccactgcgccagtgtcctttctctgggcagatcaagaggagcaggggacagcaaaggtggcaaggttttttAGCTGGGGTAATCAGagtaagatccactatttgaccactgattcaaaaccctaaaatgtattttatatagctgactttttatttctattctttgtatatcgtattggtgttttattgctatggccgatggcggACGCAAATGAAGATTCATTTATTCAACTTGCTTCAGAGTCGGCCCGTAGAGCGTTGCAGGGTTAGCTTCGCTTAGGGAACAGAAATGAAACGTCTATAACCGGAAGCACCTCTTACTTTTAGGGCTCAGAACGATTTACGTCCTGCAAACAATTGCTGTGCCCAATATCATCCTGTTCAGAGGCGACCTACTGGAACCAATGGGCACAGCTAACTTACGTATTTAAATaccagtgggtttactctgagtagaacttagcggGATttgaaaccccaccaccacctcccaccaTTTACCAAATGACCGAAAACGGGATCGCTTTGCATGTTTAGTTAATCTTCGCTCCAAAATTGGGttattaagcggtatataaagtGCCGAAATAATCAAACAATTGGGCTCTCTGTTCTCCGAGAGAGTGAGAAGTGCCTTGGGCACGCTTACCTCCAAAGGGACAGGCCACGCGGGGCGACGCGGGAAGCTGGAAAGAAAACCACAGCGTTGAAGGTGAGAAAGCGCACAATTCGAGTCTCTCTCAGAGCTACAAAGCTAAGCGACTGGTTGGCAACGAGGGGCCGGCACTCTTGGCTCCTCGCAGCACCCAGTTAGTAATGGACACTCCTCAATTCTCACCTCCCCAGGCAGAATGTTTCTTTGTCcttgaatcacagaatcgtaaGTTTGtatagctggaagggatcccaagggtcatctatcccaacccccggcaatgcaggaataatctTCCTGCCAAACTTGCCAGcctctcctacacacacactcacactttattaaattttctgttttacaatttaaagtactcatttttccATCCTTAACATATCcatgacttcctttcttctccttccatggttcattatACATTTCAAAAATCCCTGCATCTTTTACAAaagctataccattcagtattccattattccatccatcaaaacttatactgttgaatttatcttaatgctgcccatgttttcagctatacagttatttcccatatattcaataaacgttttccaatcttctctaaacctatgttcctcttgttctcttattctatatgttaggtccgcaagctgcacatattccttCAACTCAGGTTGCCATGCTTCTtcttcgctcattttccattttggagctaataaccttttttgacacctggcaatttccgtctgaattatccccaacaaaaaggactctgggttttttgtttttttttgaaaagtacagtggtacctcgatttacgaacttaatccattccgtaAGTCCTTTCTTAAACGAAGACCGTTCTTAATCCGAGAAGTATATaaacagtgaaataattattaaactctaacttaaaatgatttttttattcataacaaacattGCCATTTTTGGCagtaacaaaagttcctttagaaacataATTTACAAAggctcataatctagtctctagaacaggcatccccaaacttcggccctccagatgttttggactacaattcccatcttccctgaccactggtcctgttagctagggatcatgggagttgtaggccaaaacatctggagggccgcagtttggggatgcctgctcaaacttgctataacatgaaataataataggtgatatatgatgcaaactactactattattataaaCAGCttaattaataagaaattaagTGTTATAACCTGTACAATGCAATTGTAGTTAATAcaagcaggtggggcccatgacttac includes:
- the NDUFS7 gene encoding NADH dehydrogenase [ubiquinone] iron-sulfur protein 7, mitochondrial, whose translation is MATLAASRVAPRGLSLWRPLAASSAPARPLHQTPVTDSTDSSAQLQQKSASTIVQKKSYLPSSRGEYVITKLDDLINWARRSSLWPMTFGLACCAVEMMHMAAPRYDMDRFGVVFRASPRQADVMIVAGTLTNKMAPALRKVYDQMPEPRYVVSMGSCANGGGYYHYSYSVVRGCDRIVPVDIYVPGCPPTAEALLYGILQLQRKIKREKRLQIWYRK